The proteins below are encoded in one region of Brienomyrus brachyistius isolate T26 unplaced genomic scaffold, BBRACH_0.4 scaffold52, whole genome shotgun sequence:
- the LOC125723858 gene encoding GTPase IMAP family member 5-like — protein sequence MAAPSEIRIVLLGKTGSGKISTGNVILGEEKFGVSSDPNSVTKDCQTEEGNINGWKFTVTDTPRIFDPDRDEKDLKYSIISCLTECAPGPHALVLRVGRFTKEEEESVKMILQYFGEETLKHMVVLFTYGDELDKNKSIKEFVEKNKDLKELFDKCEDRVHVIDGKWWNKNKDKNAQSADLLEQLNKMMIEKREAGESQAVQILEDLKNQVLQQRPSDQEPGQGSERP from the exons ATGGCTG CACCTTCTGAAATAAGAATtgtgcttttgggaaaaacAGGATCTGGGAAGATCAGCACAGGAAATGTTATCCTGGGGGAAGAGAAGTTTGGAGTTTCCTCTGATCCTAACAGTGTAACAAAAGATTGTCAAACAGAAGAAGGAAACATAAATGGCTGGAAATTTACAGTAACTGACACACCAAGGATCTTTGACCCAGACAGGGATGAGAAAGATCTGAAGTATTCCATAATATCCTGTCTCACTGAGTGTGCTCCTGGTCCACACGCCTTAGTGCTGAGAGTGGGAAGATTCACCAAAGAGGAGGAAGAGTCTGTGAAGATGATACTGCAGTACTTTGGGGAGGAAACCCTGAAGCACATGGTTGTCCTCTTCACATATGGTGATGAGCTTGACAAAAACAAGAGCATTAAAGAGTTTGTAGAGAAGAACAAGGATCTGAAGGAACTGTTTGATAAGTGTGAAGACCGAGTCCATGTCATTGACGGTAAGTGGTGGAACAAAAACAAAGATAAAAATGCTCAGTCTGCAGATCTCCTGGAACAACTAAATAAAATGATGATAGAGAAGAGAGAAGCTGGGGAATCACAAGCTGTTCAGATACTTGAAGACTTGAAGAACCAGGTATTACAGCAAAGACCCTCTGATCAGGAACCAGGCCAAGGGTCAGAAAGACCTTAA